The following DNA comes from Pradoshia eiseniae.
TAAAAAGGCTCGACCTTTCTCATTCAATAGGGGAGATAGCTGCAGAGTCCATTATTCCTTATCCTCCTGGAATCCCGATTATTCAACGTGGAGAACGGATTACAGATGAGATGGTTTCCGCCTGCTTTAGACTAATGAGGAATAAGGTGAAAATCCAGGGAGGCTCCTGCTTAAAGGACGGACAAATCGAGGTCTTTGCATAATGGCTATGATATACTAGTTCTAGCGTACATAATATTGGAGGGTGCAACCTTGAAACGAGGAATATTTATCACGGTTGAGGGTCCTGAGGGAGCCGGGAAAACAACCATCATTACAAAAGTGGCAGAACAGCTGAAGAAAGAAGGCTATCGCATTATCCTGACGAGGGAGCCGGGAGGCATTCCGATTGCTGAGCAAATTCGCGAGGTTATTTTGAATCGCGGCAATACGGCAATGGACCCGCGCACTGAGGCGCTCCTTTATGCGGCAGCCCGCCGGCAGCATTTGATGGAGAAGGTCGTCCCGGCGCTTAATGAGGGTGCTATCGTTCTATGTGACCGCTTCGTGGACAGTTCCTTGGCTTACCAAGGATACGCTAGAGGCATCGGGGTCGATGAAATCTGGCAGATTAACCAGTTTGCGATTGAGGAGCTCATGCCAGAGCTAACATTATTTTTCATGATTGATCCGAAAAGAGGATTAGAGAGAATCGAGCAGCATAAGAATAGAGAAGTAAATAGGCTCGATGTTGAAGAGCTCAGCTTTCACCAAAAAGTGTATGATGGCTATCAATTATTGATGAGGAAAGATCCAGATCGTATCAAAGGGATTGATGCAGACCGGTCTGTTGAAGAAGTTTATGAAGAAACTCTTCATCAAATAAAGACAATTATTGACAAGAAACCTTAAAGCATGGCTTTAAGGTTTTATATTAATCTTATACAGGCTTTGGTATAATAAAAGATGACAACTTAGAGGAAACACATGAAAAGATTGATTCTTGATTGGGGGGTTCACCATGAAGCTTATTGTAGCGATAGTACAAGATAAGGATAGTGCGAAATTATTAAGTGATTTGGTTGACCATAATTTCCGTGCAACTAAGTTGGCTACGACAGGCGGATTTTTGAAATCCGGCAATACTACTTTTATGATTGGCACCGAGGAGATACGAGTCAATAAGGCTCTTGAAATCATTAAGAGGAATTGCCAGGCGAGGGAACAATACGTTGCTCCAGTCTCACCAATCGGGGGAAATGCGGATTCGTATATACCTTATCCAGTCGAAGTTGAGGTCGGAGGGGCAACCGTGTTTGTTTTGCCAGTGGATCAGTTCTATCATTTTTAGGATAAAGGATGAGAGGAAATAAGCATGATTGAAACATGGGAACAGCTATCAAACCAGCAGCCGAGAGCAGCAGCAATGCTTTTGAACAGCCTGAAAAAAGACAGAGTGGCACATGCCTATCTCTTTGAGGGAGAGCGTGGTACCGGCAAGCAGGATGCGAGTATGCTGCTTGCTAAGTCATTATTCTGCCTTGATTCAATTGATGGATATCTCCCATGCGGCATATGCGTAAACTGTAAGAAGATTGAGCATAGAAATCATGCAGATGTTCATATTATCGAGCCTGATGGACTTTCCATCAAGAAAGAGCAGATCAAAATGCTGCATGAGGAATTTCAGAAGAAAGCAGTAGAATCTCAGAAGAAAGTCTATATCATTACTCACTCGCATAAAATGACAGCTTCAGCAGCAAACAGCCTTCTGAAGTTCCTAGAGGAGCCGCATGCAGGCACAACCATCATCTTGCTGACAGATCAAATCCACAAGATGCTTTCCACGATTTTATCCAGATGCCAGACAATCTCTTTCACACCTTTGAATCCAGTAGAGCTGAGTAAGCAATTAATTCAGTCAGGGGTTCCGGCTAATAAGGCAAAATTAATTGCCAGTTTGACGAATAGTGTCGATGAAGGACTGGCTCTTCAGGAGGATGAGTGGTTTGCACAAGCCCAAAAGATAGTGGTAAAATTGTATGAAGCCATAAAAAATCCTGTGGATGGAATCATGGTCGTCCAAGAGGATTGGCTCCCTCATTTCAAAGAACGTGAGCAAATGGAAATGGGATTATTGCTTCTTTTGAATATATATAGAGACCTTCTTTACGTTCAGCTCGATAAGCCGGAGGAAATGGTTTATCAGGACAAGGAAGATCAGTTCCGCCAATTAGCTATTTTGCATACACAAAAGCAATTAGCCAATCAGATGAATGAAATACTGGAGGCTAAACGTAAGCTTTCGGCGAATATGAATCCACAGCTGTTAATGGAGCAGCTCGTGCTTAACCTTCAGGAGGGATTTACACTTGTATGATGTTGTAGGAGTCCGCTTTAAAAAAGCGGGTAAAATATATTATTTTGACCCAGGAGAGCTTGAGATAGCCAAGGATGAGTATATTATCGTAGAGACTGTCAGAGGCATAGAATTTGGAAAAGCTGTGATTCCGCGCAAGCAAGTGGGCGAAAATGATATAGTCCTTCCTTTAAAAAAGGTCATCCGGATTGCCGATGAGAAAGACCGCTATACTGTGGACGAGAATAGGGAAATCGCTCAGCAGGCATTTCAGATTTGCAGTGAAAAAGTAATTGAGCATCGGCTGGATATGAAGCTGGTTGATGTGGAGTATACCTTTGATCGCAATAAGGTGATTTTTTATTTTACAGCGGATGGACGAGTTGATTTTCGTGAGCTTGTGAAGGACTTGGCGGCCATCTTCCGTACAAGAATTGAACTAAGGCAAATCGGTGTGAGGGATGAGGCTAAAATGCTTGGCGGCATTGGCCCATGCGGCCGGATGCTTTGCTGTTCGACCTTCTTGGGAGATTTCGAGCCAGTCTCAATCAAAATGGCGAAAGACCAAAATCTATCACTTAATCCAACGAAGATCTCAGGATTGTGCGGTCGTCTCATGTGCTGCCTGAAATATGAGAATGATGAGTACGAAAGTGCGAAGGAACAACTTCCTGACCTTGGTGAGTATATTGATACACCGATGGGGAGAGGGAAGGTAATCGGACTGAATATCCTTGAGAAAATCATGCAGATTGAATTGCAAGGAAAAGAACGTGTTGTTGAATATACGCTGGATGAGATGATGGAGGAAGGCACCTTCACGATTCAAGCCACAGATTAATAAGGTGGTGGGTGTTATGAATAAAAAAGAAATATTCGATTCGGTCAGCAGCATGGAGGCCCAAATCGGCGATTTGTATAAGCAGCTTGGAGAATTGAAGCAGCATTTGGCTGAGATTCTAGAGGAAAATAATACACTCCAATTGGAGAATGAGAATGTTCGTCGCCGATTACTCGAGCTGGAAAAGACTAAACCAGCATCTGCTCAAAAGAAGCAGAAAAAGGGTACTAAGCCAATGGATATTGGAGAGGGCTATGACAATCTGGCAAGGCTGTATCAGGAAGGATTCCATATTTGCAATTTGCATTTTGGAAGTCCGCGTAAAGATGGAGATTGCCTGTTTTGCCTCTCATTTTTAAATAAGAAATAAAGATAGTCTTTCCTATCGATTAGGAAAGGCTATTTTTATAAAGGATATATGGTTAGGAGCGATACGTGTTTGAAAATGTTAAAAGATGATGAACGCTTGGATTATCTCTTGGGGGAACCGCTTCGGATCATTCAAAGCCCTAGTGTGTTCTCTTTTTCGCTGGATGCGGTTCTGCTTGCGAAATTTGTCTATGTACCGATTCAAAAAGGGAATCTGGTGGACCTTTGTGCCGGTAATGGTGTCATCCCGTTATTATTGAGCCGAAGGACAAAGGGACATATCCATGGGGTCGAAATTCAGGAGAGACTTCATGATATGGCCGAGAGGAGCGTTCAATACAATAATCTTTCTGAGCAGATCACCATGCATCATGAGGATTTGAACAAGATCCTCCCTGTGCTTGGACATGATAAGTATGATGTCGTCACATGCAATCCTCCCTACTTTCTGACACCAGCAAAAGAAATTCAAAATGATAATGAGCATTATGCTATCGCGAGGCATGAGATTATGTGCACATTAGAAGATGTCGTCAGAGTGAGCAGCCAGCTGCTGAAACAAGGTGGGAAAGCAGCTTTCGTTCACAGGCCGGGGAGATTGCTTGATATTTTGACGCTGATGAGAAAATACCGCATAGAGCCGAAGCGGCTTCAGTTCGTCTACCCAAAGGCTGGGCGTGAAGCAAATACCATTCTTGTAGAGGGAATCAAGGGTGGAAGCCCTGACTTAAAGCTTCTGCCGCCCCTAGTTGTTTATCAGGATAATAATGAATATACAGATGAGCTTAAGAAAATGATTGATGGAGAATAAAATGCATTATTTCTATGTGCTGGAATGCGCAGATGGCAGTTATTATGCTGGCTATACAAATAATATTGAGAAAAGAATCCAAACCCATAATGAAGGAAAAGGGGCTAAGTATACCCGGGCAAGGAGACCGGTTGTCCTGCGCTATTATGAGCAGTATGAAACAAAGACGGAGGCAATGCAGGCTGAATATCGCTTTAAGCAATTAAAGAGGCCTGAGAAGGAGCGGATCGTTCAAATAGGAGGTTATGGCATTGAAGAGTCAAAAGAGCTTTGAGCGGGAGCAGGAGCCTGCTTTATATTTAGTGCCGACGCCAATCGGCAATTTAGAGGATATGACATATCGGGCTGTCAGAATATTAAAGGAGGCGGATTGTATTGCGGCAGAGGATACCCGCAATACGAAGAAACTGTGTAATCATTTTGAGATACACACGCCGCTGATCAGCTATCATGAACATAACAGGCAGCAAAGCGGAGAGGCTATTCTTGAAAGACTCAGAAGCGGAAGCCGGGTTGCCTTAGTGAGTGATGCGGGCATGCCGGCGATTTCAGATCCGGGTTATGAGCTCGTGCAGGCTTGTATAGAAGAAGAGATACCCGTGGTGGCACTTCCAGGCGCAAATGCGGCTTTGACGGCTCTAATCGCATCAGGGATTGCCCCTCAGCCCTTTTACTTCTACGGCTTCCTGAACAGGAGCCGCAAGGAGAAGAAAAAGGAGCTTGAAGAGCTGCGTAAAAAGGACGGGGCACTCATCTTTTATGAATCTCCCCATCGATTAAAGGAGACGCTTGCGCTTCTTCATGAATATCTTGGAGACAGGCCAATCGTCCTCGCACGTGAGCTGACGAAAAGGTTTGAGGAATACATCCGCGGCACGATTTCAGAAGCGCTCGAGTGGGCAAGCACACAGGAGGTTCGCGGAGAATTCGTTTTGGTCGTTGAAGGCTCAAATGAAGTGGAAGAGGAAGCTGTATGGTGGGAGGATGTAAGTCTTAAGGAGCATGTAGACCACTATGTGGGTGAAGGATTGAAGCCCAATGATGCCATTAAACAGGTAGCTAAGGAACGAAACATTCCAAAAAGGGAAGTATATCAGGCCTATCATATAGACATAATGAAATAAGCAATATAAAAAAGCTCCCCGTTTTGGGAAGCTTTTTTATTAATTTGTTACATGAAGGCTTTCTTGAATTTCTTTAAGGAGTTGTTCAGCACCTTCGCGGCTAAGGATGAGTTTGCCGTCTGCTAATGTGAAGTTGCTGTCAGATACTTCACCTGTTACTTGGCAAGTCATGTTTGGTTTGTATTTTTTGAGGATGATGCGCTCATCATCAACATAAATTTCAAGGGCATCTTTCTCAGCAATTCCGAGAGTACGGCGAAGTTCAATCGGAATAACCACCCGGCCAAGTTCATCTACTTTACGTACAATACCAGTGGATTTCATAACAATACTCCTCTCATAGAATAATATTTTTTTAATAAAATTCGTCATTATTCGACAAAATTTAATGATGTTATCATAATACCAAGCATTCCCAAAACCGTCAATGTTTTTAGTTCTTAAGGCAATGGTACTTTATGGGCAAATTGGATTATATATAGATAAAATAAGGCTAAAAACGCTTACATTTTCCTTATATATTCCAGTTGTTGAATTTTTTACACAAAGAATTGTGAGGTGAATTATAAAAAATTTTGAACAAACTAATTTTTTTCGACATAATTCCTGTAAGAAATCCTATAAAAATATTATATTGAAATATTTATTTAGGACAGTTTGTATAATTGTCAAAGACAATGTTTACCATTTACCTTGAGGGAATTTTTTTTCTGAAAGAGATTGAAGGGTTCCTCTGTATAAAAAATCAAGGAATTCCTTTATAATGTTACTATTATGTCTAATGTACTTATGAGTAAGAGGACGTTGTTGGCAGCGCCTTTAAGGAGTGGAAAAAATTGAAGGAAAAATTAAATACGTTTTACATTACGACCCCAATCTATTATCCAAGTGGAAATCTTCACATTGGTCATGCATATACGACTGTAGCTGGTGATGCTATGGCCCGCTACAAAAGAATGCGCGGGTTCGATGTCATGTACTTAACTGGTACGGATGAACATGGGCAGAAGATTCAGCAGAAAGCGGAAGAACAAGGAATCAGCCCTCAGGAATATGTGGACGGCATGATTCGTGACATCAAGATTCTATGGAAGAAGCTTGATATCTCTTATGATGATTTCATCCGTACCACGGAGGATCGACATAAAGTAGTGGTTGAGAAGATTTTTAAGCAATTATTGGACCAAGGCGATATTTATCTTGATGAATATGAAGGCTGGTACTGCACCCCTTGTGAATCCTTCTTCACAGATCGCCAGGTTGAGGACGGCAATTGCCCGGATTGCGGACGGCCGGTTGAGAAGGTTAAGGAAGAATCCTACTTCTTCAAGATGAGCAAATATGCAGACAGACTTTTGCAATTCTATGAAGAAAACCCAGATTTCATCCAGCCAGAGTCCCGCAAAAATGAAATGATTAATAACTTCTTGAAGCCGGGTCTAGAGGATTTGGCCGTTTCGAGAACAACATTTGATTGGGGAATTAAAGTGCCAGGCAATCCGAAGCATGTCATTTATGTGTGGATTGATGCATTGACAAACTATATCACGGCGCTCGGCTATGGTACAGAGGATAATTCTAAATATATGAATTACTGGCCGGCCGATGTCCATCTTGTCGGAAAGGAAATTGTCCGCTTCCATACGATTTATTGGCCAATCATGCTGATGGCGCTTGATCTTCCCCTTCCGAAGAAGGTATTCGCGCATGGCTGGCTATTAATGAAAGATGGCAAGATGTCCAAGTCCAAGGGCAATGTCGTGGACCCGGTTACTTTGATTGACCGTTATGGCCTTGATTCATTGCGTTACTATCTATTGCGTGAGGTACCATTTGGAGCGGATGGCGTATTCACTCCAGAAGGATTTGTCGAACGAGTGAATTTCGACCTTGCGAATGACCTGGGCAATCTATTGAACCGTACTGTTGCGATGATCAATAAATACTTTGATGGCAAGATTCCAGCTTATAGAGGATCTGAGCGTGAATTCGATCAGCAATTGCTGCAAGCGAATATTGAAACGGTTGAAAAGTATGAGGAGGCAATGGAGAATATGCAGTTCTCAGTAGCATTGTCTACCCTTTGGCAGCTCGTCAGCCGCACGAATAAATATATTGATGAGACACAGCCTTGGGCGCTTGCGAAGGATGAGGAGAAAGTCGATGAACTGGCATCTGTCATGACTCACTTAGCTGAGTCCTTACGAAGAGTAGCCATCATGCTGAAGCCATTCCTTACAGAGTCTCCGAAGAAAATTTTTGAACAGCTGAACTGTGAGCAAGAGTCCATGCAGACATGGGAAAGTCTTGAAAGCTTCGGTCTGACCTCAGAGGACTTAACCGTGAAAAAAGGGAATCCAATCTTCCCTCGCCTCGATATTGAGGAAGAGGTTGCCTATATTAAAGAATCCATGCAGGGCGCGGCTCCTCAGCCTGCCCAAGAGGAAAAAAAGGCGGCTCAAGAGGTACCGGAATCAGAGGAAATCACGATTGATGACTTCAAGAAGGTGGAGCTAAGGGTAGCTCAGGTTATCAGTGCTGAGCCCGTTCCGAAGGCAGATAAATTGTTGAAGCTTCAATTGGATTTAGGCTATGAGCAGCGTCAGGTTGTTTCCGGAATTGCGCAATATTACAAACCGGAGGAACTAGAAGGCAAGAAGGTCATTTGTGTGACCAACCTGAAGCCGGTTAAGCTGCGCGGTGTTCTGTCGCAAGGAATGATTCTTGCGGGCAGCGAGGATGGTCAGCTGGCACTCGCTTCTATCGCAGAATCCTTGCCAAATGGAGCACAGGTTAAATAAGAATTGAAAAATAAGTGAAGGGGATGTTACATGTGAAACATCCCTTTCTTTTTATGCAGGTTTAATGCCGGCTTTAATCGTTAGGAGATTGGGTAAGAGAAAATGAGACTATGCTAAGAAGGGGCGAAACAATGTTATTTGATACACATGTCCATTTAAATGATGATCAATTTGCTGATGATCTCGAGGAGGTCATTGAAAGAGCCCGGCTGAATGGGGTTGAGCGCGTCGTGGTTGTCGGTTTTGATGAGAAGACGATTAAGCGCGCGATGGAGCTGATTGATACATATGATTTTATGTATGCAGCGATAGGATGGCATCCGGTTGA
Coding sequences within:
- a CDS encoding GIY-YIG nuclease family protein — translated: MENKMHYFYVLECADGSYYAGYTNNIEKRIQTHNEGKGAKYTRARRPVVLRYYEQYETKTEAMQAEYRFKQLKRPEKERIVQIGGYGIEESKEL
- a CDS encoding cyclic-di-AMP receptor; its protein translation is MKLIVAIVQDKDSAKLLSDLVDHNFRATKLATTGGFLKSGNTTFMIGTEEIRVNKALEIIKRNCQAREQYVAPVSPIGGNADSYIPYPVEVEVGGATVFVLPVDQFYHF
- the tmk gene encoding dTMP kinase, whose translation is MKRGIFITVEGPEGAGKTTIITKVAEQLKKEGYRIILTREPGGIPIAEQIREVILNRGNTAMDPRTEALLYAAARRQHLMEKVVPALNEGAIVLCDRFVDSSLAYQGYARGIGVDEIWQINQFAIEELMPELTLFFMIDPKRGLERIEQHKNREVNRLDVEELSFHQKVYDGYQLLMRKDPDRIKGIDADRSVEEVYEETLHQIKTIIDKKP
- the rsmI gene encoding 16S rRNA (cytidine(1402)-2'-O)-methyltransferase — its product is MKSQKSFEREQEPALYLVPTPIGNLEDMTYRAVRILKEADCIAAEDTRNTKKLCNHFEIHTPLISYHEHNRQQSGEAILERLRSGSRVALVSDAGMPAISDPGYELVQACIEEEIPVVALPGANAALTALIASGIAPQPFYFYGFLNRSRKEKKKELEELRKKDGALIFYESPHRLKETLALLHEYLGDRPIVLARELTKRFEEYIRGTISEALEWASTQEVRGEFVLVVEGSNEVEEEAVWWEDVSLKEHVDHYVGEGLKPNDAIKQVAKERNIPKREVYQAYHIDIMK
- a CDS encoding tRNA1(Val) (adenine(37)-N6)-methyltransferase is translated as MLKDDERLDYLLGEPLRIIQSPSVFSFSLDAVLLAKFVYVPIQKGNLVDLCAGNGVIPLLLSRRTKGHIHGVEIQERLHDMAERSVQYNNLSEQITMHHEDLNKILPVLGHDKYDVVTCNPPYFLTPAKEIQNDNEHYAIARHEIMCTLEDVVRVSSQLLKQGGKAAFVHRPGRLLDILTLMRKYRIEPKRLQFVYPKAGREANTILVEGIKGGSPDLKLLPPLVVYQDNNEYTDELKKMIDGE
- the yabA gene encoding DNA replication initiation control protein YabA, with the translated sequence MNKKEIFDSVSSMEAQIGDLYKQLGELKQHLAEILEENNTLQLENENVRRRLLELEKTKPASAQKKQKKGTKPMDIGEGYDNLARLYQEGFHICNLHFGSPRKDGDCLFCLSFLNKK
- the holB gene encoding DNA polymerase III subunit delta'; the protein is MIETWEQLSNQQPRAAAMLLNSLKKDRVAHAYLFEGERGTGKQDASMLLAKSLFCLDSIDGYLPCGICVNCKKIEHRNHADVHIIEPDGLSIKKEQIKMLHEEFQKKAVESQKKVYIITHSHKMTASAANSLLKFLEEPHAGTTIILLTDQIHKMLSTILSRCQTISFTPLNPVELSKQLIQSGVPANKAKLIASLTNSVDEGLALQEDEWFAQAQKIVVKLYEAIKNPVDGIMVVQEDWLPHFKEREQMEMGLLLLLNIYRDLLYVQLDKPEEMVYQDKEDQFRQLAILHTQKQLANQMNEILEAKRKLSANMNPQLLMEQLVLNLQEGFTLV
- a CDS encoding PSP1 domain-containing protein, with amino-acid sequence MYDVVGVRFKKAGKIYYFDPGELEIAKDEYIIVETVRGIEFGKAVIPRKQVGENDIVLPLKKVIRIADEKDRYTVDENREIAQQAFQICSEKVIEHRLDMKLVDVEYTFDRNKVIFYFTADGRVDFRELVKDLAAIFRTRIELRQIGVRDEAKMLGGIGPCGRMLCCSTFLGDFEPVSIKMAKDQNLSLNPTKISGLCGRLMCCLKYENDEYESAKEQLPDLGEYIDTPMGRGKVIGLNILEKIMQIELQGKERVVEYTLDEMMEEGTFTIQATD
- a CDS encoding AbrB/MazE/SpoVT family DNA-binding domain-containing protein — its product is MKSTGIVRKVDELGRVVIPIELRRTLGIAEKDALEIYVDDERIILKKYKPNMTCQVTGEVSDSNFTLADGKLILSREGAEQLLKEIQESLHVTN